The following are from one region of the Nicotiana tabacum cultivar K326 chromosome 3, ASM71507v2, whole genome shotgun sequence genome:
- the LOC142179568 gene encoding uncharacterized protein LOC142179568: protein MSTSSPLRRLLAGNNTAPTKIIDITTTKATITSSRPNCRTPQAIVDYFKRSSECPKFRRQRFHYEITVRQLADANHFSGIEDIIEHQKHCPDIRNEYFVARLILLYGKAKMYDNARKLFDEMPQLKCPRTVFSFNALLEACLKSERYDKIGGLFRELPQKLSIEPDLVSYNTAIKALCKAGSLDSAVYFMDEMEKHEIKPNIVTCNTLLNAFHKSKRFSEAENLWAVMEKRHIVPDLYSYNIKLNGLVKANEVSEAIQFFEEIVNKGFKPDTFSYNAMIKMCVAERNLEEAKMWYEKMMQNGCLPDYATFTMLITLACDANNFDVAQHLCKKAIKSFKAIYNCLMQRVVDGLVEHSKIENTKELVKLAKSCKSFQYELSLPLHN, encoded by the coding sequence ATGTCTACTTCTTCACCTCTCCGCCGTCTCCTCGCCGGAAACAACACTGCACCCACCAAAATTATAGATATCACAACAACAAAAGCCACCATTACTTCTTCAAGACCCAACTGTCGCACACCCCAAGCAATTGTAGATTATTTTAAAAGATCATCGGAATGCCCCAAATTTCGACGCCAACGCTTCCATTATGAAATTACCGTTCGCCAACTTGCCGACGCCAACCATTTCTCCGGCATTGAAGATATTATCGAGCATCAAAAACACTGCCCAGATATTCGTAATGAGTACTTTGTCGCCCGTCTTATTCTTCTTTATGGCAAAGCCAAAATGTATGATAATGCCCGTAAGCTGTTCGACGAAATGCCTCAATTAAAATGTCCGCGCACTGTCTTTTCCTTCAATGCCCTTTTGGAGGCATGTCTTAAGTCAGAGAGATATGATAAAATTGGCGGGTTATTTCGCGAATTGCCCCAGAAATTGTCAATTGAGCCTGATCTAGTGTCCTATAACACTGCCATTAAGGCATTATGTAAGGCTGGTTCATTGGATTCTGCCGTGTATTTTATGGATGAGATGGAAAAGCATGAGATCAAGCCGAATATTGTGACTTGTAATACGTTATTAAACGCATTTCATAAAAGTAAAAGGTTTTCTGAAGCTGAAAATTTGTGGGCTGTGATGGAAAAGAGACATATAGTCCCTGACCTTTATAGttataatattaaattaaatgGTTTGGTTAAAGCTAATGAGGTTTCAGAAGCGATTCAGTTCTTCGAGGAGATTGTTAACAAGGGTTTCAAACCGGACACATTCAGTTACAATGCCATGATAAAAATGTGTGTTGCTGAGAGGAATCTAGAGGAGGCTAAAATGTGGTATGAGAAGATGATGCAAAATGGATGCCTTCCGGATTATGCAACATTTACGATGCTTATTACTTTGGCTTGTGATGCCAATAATTTTGATGTTGCACAGCACTTGTGCAAGAAAGCAATCAAATCATTCAAAGCTATTTATAATTGTTTAATGCAGAGGGTTGTCGATGGCTTGGTTGAGCATTCTAAGATTGAAAATACAAAAGAGCTGGTTAAGTTGGCCAAGTCTTGTAAGAGCTTCCAGTATGAGCTTTCCTTGCCTTTGCATAACTAG